The following are encoded in a window of Nakamurella sp. A5-74 genomic DNA:
- a CDS encoding Fic family protein, with the protein MTRGRPSRATVYARLESAINELNHRFGGLPSPTEAKFVWDDIWHLEAHHSTALEGNTLVLREVEALLDRGRAVGSKPLKEYLEVQGYAAAAHWVYSQAVEADNDPDAVLITVTEIRRIHELALGPVWQVAPHPDATEREVPGQFREHEIAPFGSGMVPPTWPLVPAQLTGWVDKVNASREALVDRQSDAIPVPELLAELHSGFEQIHPFLDGNGRTGRLALNLVLVRSGFPPVVVLKQQRPGYLTALQRSDDGDHGALGEILARGMLDNLNRFIVPAVAGPARLVPLAALADAEFSVAALRQAAQRGRLEAVQSADGVWRSTRAAVAHYAVVKGQRGGPG; encoded by the coding sequence ATGACACGAGGCAGGCCGTCGCGCGCCACGGTGTACGCCCGTCTCGAGAGTGCCATCAACGAGCTCAACCACCGCTTCGGCGGCCTTCCGTCACCGACGGAAGCCAAGTTCGTCTGGGACGACATCTGGCATCTGGAAGCCCACCACTCGACCGCGTTGGAGGGCAACACCCTCGTCTTGCGTGAAGTGGAGGCACTGCTCGACCGTGGCCGGGCCGTCGGGTCGAAGCCGCTCAAGGAATACCTGGAGGTGCAGGGATACGCGGCTGCCGCCCACTGGGTCTACAGCCAAGCGGTCGAAGCGGATAATGACCCCGACGCCGTGCTCATCACCGTCACCGAAATTCGGCGCATCCACGAGTTGGCACTCGGCCCCGTCTGGCAGGTCGCGCCGCATCCGGATGCCACCGAGCGGGAGGTGCCCGGTCAGTTCCGCGAACACGAGATCGCGCCGTTCGGCAGCGGGATGGTCCCGCCGACCTGGCCGTTGGTACCGGCTCAGCTGACGGGTTGGGTCGACAAGGTGAACGCGAGCCGGGAAGCGCTGGTGGACCGGCAGTCTGATGCGATCCCCGTCCCGGAACTGCTGGCCGAGCTGCATTCCGGCTTCGAGCAGATCCACCCGTTCCTCGACGGCAACGGGCGAACGGGACGTCTTGCTCTCAACCTGGTGCTCGTCCGGTCAGGATTTCCACCGGTGGTGGTGCTGAAGCAGCAGCGACCCGGCTATCTGACTGCGCTGCAGCGCAGCGATGACGGAGACCACGGTGCCCTCGGCGAGATTCTGGCCCGGGGCATGCTCGACAACCTGAACCGATTCATCGTTCCGGCGGTTGCCGGCCCGGCCCGGCTGGTACCACTGGCTGCGCTGGCCGACGCCGAGTTCTCGGTGGCCGCCCTCCGACAAGCAGCCCAGCGAGGGCGACTCGAAGCCGTCCAGAGCGCAGATGGTGTGTGGCGCAGTACCCGAGCTGCCGTAGCCCACTACGCAGTCGTCAAAGGTCAACGCGGGGGTCCCGGATGA
- a CDS encoding DEAD/DEAH box helicase family protein, whose translation MSNFAFLRTAMPSVYGDCARAESYLSSDPRSVCFYSRRAIELLVERLYDVLDLPQPYKKDLAARTDAPGFKKITGLGITQKLTLIRMMGNNAVHKSQPISPHTALQVVQQLFDVMVWATFHHSAAPQLSPTGSQFDPALAAKAAPLSRDEIGALFQKFKVQDEAHAQQLAAKNDLLLAHEAEIAKLRAQIAAAQAANQKVDDHDYSEAETRDLFIDLMLNEAGWPLVDKQNREYPVTGMPNGPGKGFVDYVLWGADGLPLAVVEAKRTTKSALHGQQQAKLYADCLEQQFGRRPIVFYTNGYQHWLWDDKGGYPPREIQGFYTRDELDLLIQRRTTRLPLSTGIVDAAVAGRPYQVRAIKAVGDAFDRKQRQALLVMATGSGKTRTVIALVEQLMKANWCKRVLFLADRTALVNQAANAFKTHLPSVTTVNLVTEKAVDGRVYVSTYPTMLNLINQLDGTRKFGPGYFDLIVIDEAHRSVYAKYGAIFDWFDSLLVGLTATPKDEVDHNTYRLFHLEDGVPTDAYSLEEAVSEGYLVPPKGVAVGTKFLRQGIKYDDLSDEEKDEWDAIDWDDDGAIPSEVGAEEIMRFLFNEDTVDKVLGSLMADGYKVAGGDRIGKTIIFAKSQAHAEFIQKRFDLQWPEYAGHLARIITHGTPYAQSLIDDFSVPGKDPQIAISVDMLDTGIDVPDVVNLVFFKMVRSKSKFWQMIGRGTRLRPDLFGPGADKKDFLVFDFCGNLEFFSQDLPGSQGSLQKSLTQRIFESRLGLVTALDGAHVFDDLRADTASTLRDFVAGMTLDNVLVRAHRKSVEQFAAADSWASLSNEEAAEALELAGLPSSVKDADEAAKRFDLLILRRQLAQLEGDAVAAEKIRETVQALAVDLLGRTAIPAIAEQSVLLESVAGDEWWIDITLPMLEHARLKLRGLIRFVERTKRNPIYTDFADELGEATEIVLPGITPGTNFERFRAKARAYLLEHENHLTLQRLRRNKQLTAEDLTALGELLRDSDSSYRVDMAWVSESTGGLGLFVRSLVGLDREAVAEAFAGYLDGTRFSIDQIRFVNLIVEELTANGVMDPGRLFESPFTDQAPTGPTSLFPESAVVEMAKILAEVKATAVPTEVA comes from the coding sequence ATGAGCAACTTCGCCTTTCTCAGGACGGCGATGCCGTCGGTATACGGCGACTGCGCCAGAGCCGAGTCGTACCTCAGCAGCGACCCGCGGTCGGTGTGTTTCTACAGTCGGCGCGCCATCGAGCTGCTGGTCGAGCGGCTGTACGACGTGCTGGATCTCCCGCAGCCGTACAAGAAGGACCTGGCTGCCCGCACGGATGCGCCGGGGTTCAAGAAGATCACCGGTCTCGGAATCACCCAGAAGCTGACGTTGATCCGGATGATGGGCAACAACGCTGTCCACAAGAGCCAGCCGATCTCGCCGCACACCGCGCTCCAGGTCGTGCAGCAGCTGTTCGATGTGATGGTCTGGGCGACCTTCCACCACTCGGCTGCTCCGCAGCTTTCGCCGACCGGGTCCCAGTTCGACCCGGCGCTGGCCGCCAAGGCCGCACCGCTCAGCCGCGACGAGATCGGCGCGCTGTTCCAGAAATTCAAGGTCCAGGACGAAGCCCACGCCCAACAGCTGGCTGCGAAGAACGATCTGCTGCTCGCCCACGAGGCCGAGATCGCGAAGCTGCGAGCGCAGATCGCGGCCGCGCAGGCGGCGAACCAGAAGGTCGACGATCACGACTACTCCGAGGCGGAAACTCGGGATCTGTTCATCGATCTGATGCTGAACGAGGCGGGCTGGCCGCTCGTGGACAAACAGAATCGCGAGTATCCCGTCACCGGTATGCCCAACGGGCCGGGCAAGGGATTTGTCGACTACGTGCTGTGGGGTGCTGACGGGCTGCCGCTCGCGGTGGTCGAGGCCAAGCGCACCACGAAAAGTGCCTTGCACGGTCAGCAGCAGGCGAAACTGTACGCAGACTGCCTCGAGCAGCAGTTCGGTCGACGACCGATCGTGTTTTACACCAACGGCTATCAGCACTGGCTCTGGGACGACAAGGGCGGCTATCCGCCGCGGGAGATCCAGGGTTTCTACACGCGCGACGAACTGGATCTGCTGATCCAACGACGCACCACCAGGCTGCCGTTGAGCACGGGGATTGTCGATGCGGCCGTCGCCGGCCGGCCCTACCAGGTCCGCGCCATCAAGGCGGTGGGCGATGCCTTCGATCGCAAGCAGCGACAAGCCCTGCTGGTGATGGCGACCGGCTCCGGCAAGACCCGCACCGTCATCGCGCTCGTCGAACAGCTGATGAAGGCCAACTGGTGCAAGCGTGTGCTCTTCCTCGCCGACCGGACTGCGCTCGTCAACCAGGCGGCCAATGCCTTCAAGACCCACCTGCCCAGCGTGACGACCGTCAACCTGGTGACGGAGAAGGCCGTCGACGGCCGGGTGTATGTCTCCACATATCCGACGATGCTGAACCTGATCAACCAGCTCGACGGCACCCGGAAGTTCGGGCCCGGCTACTTCGACCTCATCGTGATCGACGAGGCGCACCGCTCGGTGTACGCCAAGTACGGTGCGATCTTCGACTGGTTCGACTCGCTGCTCGTCGGACTCACAGCCACCCCCAAGGACGAGGTCGACCACAACACGTACCGGCTCTTCCACCTGGAGGACGGTGTCCCGACAGATGCCTACAGTCTCGAAGAGGCCGTGTCCGAGGGGTATCTCGTACCGCCCAAGGGTGTTGCGGTCGGGACGAAGTTCCTCCGACAGGGCATCAAGTACGACGACCTCTCCGATGAGGAGAAAGACGAATGGGACGCGATCGACTGGGACGACGACGGAGCGATCCCGAGCGAGGTCGGCGCCGAGGAGATCATGCGGTTCCTGTTCAACGAGGACACCGTCGACAAAGTCCTGGGTTCGTTGATGGCCGACGGCTACAAGGTCGCGGGCGGGGACCGGATCGGTAAGACGATCATCTTCGCCAAGAGTCAGGCCCACGCCGAGTTCATCCAGAAACGGTTCGACCTCCAGTGGCCCGAGTATGCAGGGCATCTCGCGCGGATCATCACCCATGGGACGCCGTACGCACAGAGCCTCATCGACGACTTCTCCGTGCCCGGCAAAGACCCGCAGATCGCGATCAGCGTCGACATGCTCGACACCGGTATCGACGTTCCGGACGTGGTGAACCTGGTCTTCTTCAAGATGGTGCGCTCCAAGTCGAAGTTCTGGCAGATGATCGGCCGAGGCACCAGACTGCGCCCCGACCTCTTCGGCCCGGGCGCGGACAAGAAGGACTTCCTGGTGTTCGACTTCTGCGGCAACCTTGAGTTCTTCAGCCAGGACCTTCCCGGATCGCAGGGCTCCCTGCAGAAGTCGTTGACCCAGCGCATCTTCGAGTCGCGGCTGGGATTGGTGACCGCGCTGGATGGTGCGCACGTCTTCGATGACCTGCGCGCCGACACCGCATCCACCCTGCGGGACTTCGTTGCGGGCATGACCTTGGACAACGTCCTGGTACGGGCGCACCGCAAGTCGGTCGAGCAGTTCGCCGCAGCTGACTCCTGGGCATCGCTCAGCAACGAGGAAGCGGCCGAGGCTCTGGAGCTGGCCGGGCTGCCATCCAGCGTCAAGGACGCCGACGAAGCGGCGAAGCGGTTCGACCTGTTGATCCTGCGGCGCCAGCTCGCGCAGCTGGAAGGCGACGCTGTGGCGGCGGAGAAGATCCGGGAGACTGTCCAGGCGCTTGCGGTTGATCTTCTGGGCCGGACGGCGATTCCGGCGATCGCCGAGCAATCAGTCCTGCTGGAGTCGGTCGCCGGCGATGAATGGTGGATCGACATCACGTTGCCGATGCTGGAACACGCGCGGCTCAAGCTGCGCGGTTTGATCCGGTTCGTCGAGAGGACCAAGCGAAACCCGATCTACACCGACTTCGCGGACGAGCTGGGTGAGGCCACCGAGATCGTGCTGCCCGGCATCACCCCGGGCACGAACTTCGAACGATTCCGGGCGAAGGCGCGGGCATACCTGCTGGAACACGAGAACCATCTGACGCTGCAACGACTTCGACGCAACAAGCAGCTCACCGCAGAAGATCTCACGGCACTGGGTGAGCTGCTGCGGGACAGCGACAGCAGCTACCGGGTGGACATGGCATGGGTCAGCGAGTCGACCGGGGGCTTGGGGCTTTTCGTGCGATCTCTGGTCGGTCTGGACCGCGAGGCGGTGGCCGAGGCGTTCGCCGGCTACCTGGACGGCACCCGGTTCAGCATCGACCAGATCCGTTTCGTCAACCTGATCGTCGAGGAGCTCACGGCGAACGGGGTGATGGACCCGGGAAGATTGTTCGAATCGCCGTTCACCGACCAGGCGCCCACCGGTCCGACGAGCCTGTTCCCGGAGTCCGCTGTGGTCGAGATGGCGAAAATTCTGGCTGAGGTGAAGGCGACAGCCGTACCGACGGAGGTCGCCTGA
- a CDS encoding EAL domain-containing protein: MSRTTASHSAAPQQPGEFPALRTGAVLPFAVCTAVGFVLLLFPPYERESAEYVISGFLLAVVLVAAVVLPWERWPSWTHAIPPLSFFLVIAVMLDLSGGSSSVLTPIVTVPVLWLALFGSRWALHAAAVATGLLFLVPLVLIGGADYPASGWRRAVMWMAVVWIVVPFVQAAVRRLAARERELVDLNADLEAADRQWQLFASQLPDSVVLIVDADLRYEMIAGAGTLRERMDGWVGSTLFETSSAENIALLEPLYRGALAGERGDVELFATANGLLHEVTVVPFVHHGRTSAMVVAWDVSAAQNREAEIRGFQEQLQHLASHDPLTGLANRRNFDLALAEHLAECARTGSQGAVLMLDLDQFKEVNDTFGHGVGDQLIVEVGHLVRTLLPDSDTVARLGGDEFAILLPRGGRAEAEQVSQRIVEGIRAFAASAEQPFSRALTVSVGAVLISEATTSAAELLVAADMTMYDAKDAGRDRYEIFDARDSTSPRAAARVSWATRIRHALRDDRFVLHVQPVVDLRTREVAGVELLLRMLDDDGSLIPPARFLHVAERMGLAPAVDRWVIARAVRMLAETMEIGRPVELSVNVSAHSLNDLDFVDGIEELVRAAGVDPQHLVFEITETAAIANMERARSFADRLHALGCRLALDDFGAGHASFYYLKHLPFDFIKIDGEFVRSCTTDTFDRLVIASVVAFSAGTGRQVIAEYVGDEATALALRDMHVDFGQGFHLGRPVPWEDFLRDNGIGGS; this comes from the coding sequence ATGAGCCGCACCACCGCATCGCACAGTGCTGCGCCGCAGCAGCCGGGAGAGTTCCCTGCGCTGCGTACCGGTGCCGTGCTGCCGTTCGCGGTCTGTACCGCCGTCGGTTTCGTGCTGCTGTTGTTCCCGCCCTACGAACGGGAATCCGCCGAGTACGTGATCAGCGGCTTCCTGCTCGCCGTCGTCCTGGTGGCCGCGGTGGTGCTGCCGTGGGAACGCTGGCCATCCTGGACGCACGCGATCCCGCCGCTGTCGTTCTTCCTCGTGATCGCGGTGATGCTGGATCTGTCGGGCGGATCGTCGTCGGTCCTGACGCCGATCGTGACGGTCCCGGTGCTCTGGCTCGCCCTGTTCGGCAGTCGGTGGGCACTGCATGCCGCAGCCGTGGCGACCGGTCTGCTGTTCCTGGTGCCGCTGGTGCTGATCGGGGGCGCCGACTACCCCGCGTCCGGGTGGCGCCGTGCGGTGATGTGGATGGCCGTCGTCTGGATCGTCGTTCCGTTCGTGCAGGCCGCAGTCCGTCGACTGGCCGCGAGGGAGCGCGAACTGGTCGACCTCAATGCCGACCTGGAAGCGGCCGACCGGCAGTGGCAGCTGTTCGCGAGCCAGCTGCCCGACAGCGTGGTCCTCATCGTTGACGCCGACCTGCGGTACGAGATGATTGCCGGCGCCGGGACGCTTCGGGAGCGGATGGACGGCTGGGTCGGCTCGACCCTGTTCGAGACCTCCTCCGCCGAGAACATCGCCCTGCTCGAGCCGCTCTACCGCGGCGCGCTGGCCGGGGAGCGCGGGGACGTCGAGCTGTTCGCGACGGCCAACGGACTTCTGCACGAAGTCACGGTCGTGCCGTTCGTCCACCACGGGCGCACCAGCGCCATGGTGGTGGCCTGGGACGTCAGCGCCGCCCAGAACCGGGAGGCGGAGATTCGCGGCTTCCAGGAACAACTGCAGCATCTTGCTTCCCACGATCCGTTGACCGGGTTGGCCAACCGTCGAAATTTCGACCTGGCATTGGCGGAACACCTCGCGGAGTGCGCGCGGACCGGATCCCAGGGCGCCGTGCTGATGCTCGATCTGGACCAGTTCAAGGAGGTCAACGACACCTTCGGGCACGGGGTCGGTGATCAGCTGATCGTGGAGGTCGGTCATCTGGTGCGGACCCTGCTGCCGGACTCGGACACCGTCGCCCGGCTCGGCGGCGACGAGTTCGCGATCCTGCTGCCGCGCGGTGGGAGGGCAGAGGCCGAGCAGGTGTCGCAGCGGATCGTGGAGGGCATCCGGGCGTTTGCCGCGTCCGCCGAGCAACCGTTCTCGCGTGCGCTGACCGTCAGTGTCGGGGCAGTGCTGATCAGCGAGGCCACCACCAGTGCGGCCGAGCTACTGGTGGCTGCGGACATGACGATGTACGACGCCAAGGACGCCGGTCGGGACCGTTACGAGATCTTCGACGCCAGGGACAGCACCAGTCCGCGCGCCGCCGCCCGAGTCAGCTGGGCGACCCGGATCCGGCACGCGCTGCGCGACGACCGATTCGTGTTGCATGTCCAGCCCGTCGTCGATCTGCGGACGCGGGAGGTGGCTGGGGTCGAGCTGTTGCTGCGGATGCTCGACGACGATGGGAGCCTGATCCCACCGGCCCGGTTCCTGCACGTCGCGGAACGAATGGGGCTGGCACCCGCCGTCGACCGATGGGTGATCGCGAGGGCGGTGAGGATGCTCGCAGAGACGATGGAGATCGGTCGACCGGTCGAGTTGTCGGTGAACGTCTCGGCGCACTCGCTCAATGACCTCGACTTCGTCGATGGCATCGAGGAGCTGGTCCGGGCGGCCGGAGTCGATCCCCAGCACCTCGTCTTCGAGATCACCGAAACCGCGGCGATCGCGAACATGGAGCGGGCTCGTAGCTTCGCAGACCGACTGCACGCCCTCGGCTGCCGGCTCGCCCTGGACGACTTCGGCGCCGGTCACGCATCGTTCTACTACCTCAAGCATCTGCCGTTCGACTTCATCAAGATCGACGGTGAGTTCGTCCGCTCGTGTACCACCGACACCTTCGACCGGCTGGTGATCGCCTCGGTCGTGGCCTTCAGCGCAGGGACCGGTCGACAGGTGATCGCCGAGTACGTCGGTGACGAGGCCACCGCGCTGGCCCTGCGGGACATGCACGTCGACTTCGGGCAGGGATTTCATCTGGGAAGGCCCGTTCCGTGGGAGGACTTCTTGCGGGACAACGGGATCGGCGGATCCTGA
- a CDS encoding MFS transporter, with the protein MVALYRTGFYSSNHVRLSNVVRYWRFLMTTPKSPSPAAADAVPTDPATTTGSRSYPSLRAAWIPLAALCLAFFVEMVDNTLLTIALPTIGRDLQGSTTSLQWITGAYSLTFGGLLLTAGSIADRFGRRRVLQVGLTAFGLMSLLVLAVTTTGELIALRAGLGIAAAATAPITNSLVFRLFDDQALRMRAMTVMIVVGMSGFILGPLLGGTALTHVSWQWLLLINAPIALIAFLGVRLGVDPDRPEDLTRDVLDIPGAALTILGIGLACYTLTSGVEHGWLSVPTLLSASGAIAAGIGFVVRERRAAFPMLDLHLLHDRTIRGAALAQLGTSMAMIGVLFSLVLHFQYAYGWSPIRAGLANLPFILTMLAATPLTELLVARYGRRVACLIGAVSLTVSLAWLSWAVDHGYLMIAVGMVIMTVGLRTVMTICAVGLIDAMPSNRTSLGAALNDTAQEVGTSIGTALVGTLIAALVVTVLPLGAWSPALVSSYFHGERVAYLALMVLVGVVAVLGALTMDDSRTAEEHHDLDAV; encoded by the coding sequence ATGGTTGCACTCTACCGAACGGGGTTCTATAGTTCGAACCACGTTCGATTATCGAACGTCGTTCGATACTGGAGGTTCCTCATGACCACACCGAAATCCCCCTCACCTGCCGCGGCCGACGCTGTGCCGACCGATCCCGCCACGACCACGGGGTCGCGCTCCTACCCCTCACTGCGGGCCGCCTGGATCCCGCTCGCAGCACTCTGCCTGGCCTTCTTCGTCGAGATGGTCGACAACACCCTCTTGACGATTGCGTTGCCGACCATCGGACGCGACCTGCAGGGCAGCACCACGTCTCTGCAGTGGATCACCGGGGCCTACTCGCTCACCTTCGGCGGCCTGTTGCTGACCGCCGGCTCCATCGCCGACCGGTTCGGCCGCAGGCGGGTTCTGCAGGTCGGGCTGACCGCGTTCGGCCTGATGAGCTTGCTCGTGCTTGCGGTCACGACCACCGGCGAGTTGATCGCCCTGCGGGCAGGTCTCGGAATCGCGGCGGCGGCGACGGCGCCGATCACCAACTCACTGGTCTTCCGCCTGTTCGATGACCAGGCGCTGCGGATGCGCGCCATGACGGTGATGATCGTCGTCGGAATGAGCGGCTTCATCCTCGGGCCGCTGCTCGGCGGGACAGCGCTCACCCACGTCAGCTGGCAGTGGCTGCTGCTCATCAACGCCCCCATCGCGTTGATCGCGTTCCTCGGTGTCCGGCTCGGAGTCGATCCCGACCGTCCTGAGGACCTCACGCGCGACGTTCTGGACATCCCCGGCGCCGCGCTCACCATCCTCGGGATCGGCCTCGCCTGTTACACGCTGACCAGCGGCGTCGAGCACGGCTGGCTGTCCGTACCGACCCTGCTCTCGGCGAGCGGTGCGATCGCTGCCGGCATCGGCTTCGTCGTGCGCGAACGGAGGGCCGCTTTCCCGATGCTGGACCTGCACCTGTTGCACGACAGGACGATCCGCGGGGCGGCCCTGGCTCAGCTCGGCACCTCGATGGCGATGATCGGCGTGCTGTTCAGCCTCGTCCTGCACTTCCAGTACGCCTACGGCTGGAGCCCTATCCGAGCGGGTCTGGCCAACCTGCCTTTCATCCTGACCATGCTGGCCGCCACCCCGCTGACAGAACTGCTCGTGGCGCGCTACGGCCGTCGGGTGGCCTGCCTGATCGGCGCAGTGTCGTTGACCGTCTCACTGGCCTGGTTGTCCTGGGCCGTCGACCACGGCTACCTGATGATCGCCGTCGGCATGGTGATCATGACCGTCGGTCTGCGCACGGTGATGACGATCTGCGCAGTAGGTCTCATCGACGCGATGCCGAGCAACCGGACATCGCTCGGAGCAGCCCTCAACGACACCGCTCAGGAGGTCGGCACCAGCATCGGTACCGCCCTGGTGGGCACGCTCATCGCCGCGCTGGTGGTGACGGTGCTCCCGCTCGGTGCCTGGAGTCCTGCACTCGTGAGCTCCTACTTCCACGGGGAACGCGTTGCCTACCTGGCGCTGATGGTGCTGGTCGGGGTGGTCGCCGTTCTCGGCGCACTCACCATGGACGATTCGCGAACCGCCGAGGAACACCACGATCTTGACGCGGTCTGA
- a CDS encoding TetR/AcrR family transcriptional regulator, whose product MEAVLTEAVRLLDESGEPALTFRALAARLGGGVGSIYWYVESKDELLDRAADHVLATVLEDTERFVDADDPIDALRGIGVTLYDAAVVRPWLGNYFMRNTEFQPNSLLLYERIGGQILRLHLTARETFHAASAVVGFVIGLAADMGQDPPQEVVSGEVGRDEYLARFVAQWRSLDPTAYPFLHTIIDEFEGHDDADQFRAGFDLLLDGLRRQAARER is encoded by the coding sequence ATGGAGGCGGTGCTGACCGAGGCCGTCAGGCTGTTGGACGAATCGGGCGAGCCGGCACTGACCTTCCGGGCGCTGGCGGCCCGGCTCGGTGGCGGAGTCGGCAGCATCTACTGGTACGTCGAGAGCAAGGACGAGCTGCTCGACCGGGCAGCCGACCACGTGCTCGCGACCGTGCTCGAGGACACCGAGCGTTTTGTCGACGCGGACGATCCGATCGATGCCCTCCGCGGGATCGGCGTCACCCTCTACGACGCCGCCGTCGTGCGACCCTGGCTGGGCAACTACTTCATGCGCAACACCGAGTTCCAACCGAACTCACTGCTGCTGTACGAGCGGATCGGTGGGCAGATCCTGCGACTCCACCTGACTGCGCGCGAGACATTCCATGCCGCGTCAGCAGTGGTGGGTTTCGTCATCGGGTTGGCAGCCGACATGGGCCAGGATCCCCCGCAGGAAGTGGTCAGTGGCGAGGTCGGTCGGGACGAGTACCTCGCCCGTTTCGTAGCGCAGTGGCGTTCGCTCGATCCGACTGCATATCCGTTCCTGCACACGATCATCGACGAGTTCGAGGGCCACGACGATGCCGATCAGTTCCGGGCAGGCTTCGACCTGCTGCTGGACGGGTTGCGCCGGCAGGCGGCCAGGGAGCGCTGA
- a CDS encoding HIT domain-containing protein, with protein MEASHEPDGYHCPLCALLVGVENEWNRASDLVAVEPLAFARISPKAWVDQPGNALVCNTDHVENLYGLSVAQNAALFGLVQRVAVAMHSSYGCDGISIRQHNEPAGDQDLWHVHVHVFPRYAGDELYRRHDDTAWIDAAVRAGWAERLRAGLTPPS; from the coding sequence ATGGAAGCCTCACACGAACCCGATGGCTACCACTGCCCGCTCTGCGCCCTGCTGGTCGGTGTCGAGAACGAATGGAACCGCGCGAGCGACCTCGTCGCCGTCGAACCGCTTGCCTTCGCCCGGATCTCGCCGAAGGCCTGGGTGGATCAACCCGGAAATGCGTTGGTGTGCAACACGGATCACGTCGAGAACCTGTACGGCCTGTCTGTCGCGCAGAACGCTGCGCTGTTCGGCCTCGTGCAACGGGTCGCTGTGGCGATGCACAGCTCCTACGGCTGCGACGGGATCTCGATTCGCCAGCACAACGAGCCGGCCGGCGACCAGGATCTGTGGCACGTCCATGTCCACGTCTTCCCGCGGTACGCAGGCGACGAGCTGTACCGCCGGCACGACGACACAGCCTGGATCGACGCCGCGGTGCGGGCCGGATGGGCTGAGCGACTGCGAGCGGGATTGACCCCACCGTCGTGA
- a CDS encoding RNA-binding S4 domain-containing protein — MEDVSITGDMIRLGQLLKLAGAVDNGADVRPLLADGAVTVNGEVDTRRGRQLHRGDVVVFDGIAVRVS, encoded by the coding sequence ATGGAAGACGTGAGTATCACCGGCGACATGATCCGCCTCGGACAATTGCTGAAGTTGGCCGGCGCGGTCGACAATGGCGCGGACGTGCGACCGCTGCTGGCCGACGGCGCAGTGACGGTGAACGGCGAGGTCGACACCCGCCGCGGACGTCAGCTGCACCGCGGCGATGTCGTGGTCTTCGACGGCATCGCGGTCCGCGTCAGCTGA